TCGGCGGCGGGGGCCTCGGCCTCGACAGCCGGGGCCTCGACAGCGGCCTCGGCCGGAGCGGCCTCGGCGTCGTCGGCCTTCTTCTCACCCTCGAGCAGGTCGCGCTCCCACTCGGCGAGCGGCTCGGCGGCGGCCTTCTCGCCCGGCTTGGAGTCACCGGTCGCAGCGCCGGAGCGGGCGATGAGGCCCTCGGCGACGGCGTCGGCGATCACGCGGGTGAGCAGGGTGACGGAACGGATCGCGTCGTCGTTGCCCGGGATCTTGTAGTCGACCTCGTCGGGGTCGCAGTTGGTGTCGAGGATCGCGACGACCGGGATGTGGAGCTTGCGCGCCTCACCGACGGCGATGTGCTCCTTCTTGGTGTCGACGATCCAGACGGCGCTGGGAACCTTCGACATCTCGCGGATACCACCGAGGGTCTTCTCCAGCTTGATCTTCTCGCGGGAGAGGACCAGGAGCTCCTTCTTGGTGAGACCCGAGGCGGCGACGTCCTCGAAGTCGATCGCCTCAAGCTCCTTCAGACGCTGAAGGCGCTTGTAGACGGTGGAGAAGTTGGTGAGCATGCCACCCAGCCAGCGCTGGTTGACGTACGGCATACCAACGCGCGTCGCCTGCTCGGCGATGGCCTCCTGGGCCTGCTTCTTGGTACCGACGAACATGATGGAGCCGCCGTGGGCAACGGTCTCCTTGACGAACTCGTAGGCGCGGTCGATGTACGACAGCGACTGGAGCAGGTCGATGATGTAGATGCCGTTGCGCTCGGTGAAGATGAAGCGCTTCATCTTCGGGTTCCAGCGACGGGTCTGGTGACCGAAGTGGACGCCGCTTTCCAGCAGCTCCCGCATCGTAACGACGGCCATGGCCATCTCCTTGGTTTCTCGGTTTGGTTCCTGACGCCCCACCGCGTCCTGCCCCCGAACAGGGGACCGAGAGACGCATTCACCCGGCCTGAGCGGCTGGTGCTGGGGCGTGCGAAGTCGACCCGGTGACCCGGATCGCCGTAAGAAGTGTACGGGACCGGGCGGTATGCCAGGTGACGCCGTTGTCCACACCCGGCCGTCCGTCCACAGGCGCCGTCACGCTGCGCGCACCGGCGGCAACCTGGACGGCATGACGACACTGCTGCTCACGCTGCTGCTGACCCTGGCCCAGGCGCTCGTACCGGGGGCCCGGCCGCTGCCGCCCCCCTTGGTGGTGGCGCGCTGGTGGGACCCGCCCCCGACCCCGTACGCGGCGGGGCACCGCGGGGTGGACCTGGCCGCCCCGGTGGGCGCGGAGCTCCGCGCGGTCGGGCCGGGGCGGGTGCACTACGCGGGCCTGGTGGCCGGACGCGGGGTCCTCTCCCTCACCCTCCCGGGCGGTCTGCGCACCACGTACGAACCGGTGCGGCCGCTGGTCGCGGAGGGAGAGGAGGTCACGGCGGGCCAGGTGGTCGCCGTCCTCACGGAGGGCACGCACTGCGGGAGGCCCTGCCTCCACTGGGGCCTCCTGTCAGGCACCACCTACCTGAACCCCCTGACCCTCCTCCCGCATCCGACACCAAGACTTCTGCCGGACTCGGCCCCGCCGGCGTTTTGAGGCGCTGGGGGTGCCCCCGGCGGTGGCTGGGGGAGGTCTGGGGGCGGACCCCCAGGGGAGCCCCAGGGACATCAGCCCTGCACGCCCCGCAGGGCCATGGCCACGGCCGCCTCCGTCACCACACCGGGATCCTCCGCGGCGCCGAGCTCGATGCGCCGGACCGCGGCATCGACCACGCCCTGGAGCAGCATCGCGGCGAGCCGGGGCTGCTCGTGCCCGAGGGCACCGAGCGCCTCCACGATCATCGCCACGAGCCCCCCGTGCGCGGCACGGATCTTCTCCCGCGCCCCCGCGTCCAGCTCACTGGCCGAGATCGCCACCACCGCCCGGTGCCGCCGGTCCCCGACCAGCCCGAGCTGGCTCCGTACGTAGGCCTCGAC
The Streptomyces sp. NBC_01296 DNA segment above includes these coding regions:
- a CDS encoding TetR/AcrR family transcriptional regulator encodes the protein MAEHRSMQRGALLDAARSLLSEGGTEALTFPALAERTGLARSSVYEYFRSRAAVVEELCAVDFPVWAAEIEAAMEQAQSAEAKVEAYVRSQLGLVGDRRHRAVVAISASELDAGAREKIRAAHGGLVAMIVEALGALGHEQPRLAAMLLQGVVDAAVRRIELGAAEDPGVVTEAAVAMALRGVQG
- a CDS encoding M23 family metallopeptidase, whose amino-acid sequence is MTTLLLTLLLTLAQALVPGARPLPPPLVVARWWDPPPTPYAAGHRGVDLAAPVGAELRAVGPGRVHYAGLVAGRGVLSLTLPGGLRTTYEPVRPLVAEGEEVTAGQVVAVLTEGTHCGRPCLHWGLLSGTTYLNPLTLLPHPTPRLLPDSAPPAF
- the rpsB gene encoding 30S ribosomal protein S2 — protein: MAVVTMRELLESGVHFGHQTRRWNPKMKRFIFTERNGIYIIDLLQSLSYIDRAYEFVKETVAHGGSIMFVGTKKQAQEAIAEQATRVGMPYVNQRWLGGMLTNFSTVYKRLQRLKELEAIDFEDVAASGLTKKELLVLSREKIKLEKTLGGIREMSKVPSAVWIVDTKKEHIAVGEARKLHIPVVAILDTNCDPDEVDYKIPGNDDAIRSVTLLTRVIADAVAEGLIARSGAATGDSKPGEKAAAEPLAEWERDLLEGEKKADDAEAAPAEAAVEAPAVEAEAPAAEAPAAEAVEAPAADAEQA